In a single window of the Rhodamnia argentea isolate NSW1041297 chromosome 2, ASM2092103v1, whole genome shotgun sequence genome:
- the LOC125313644 gene encoding uncharacterized protein LOC125313644, which produces MVNGNNGNNGNNGRGNGGGNAHGNENRLMGRLVEQFMKLKPSKFDGKRDPEVAPRWIEELEKAFEVLGCIEAEKYFSEAAQEQKLVEFRNLHQNRMTIDQYEAEFSRLSKYAPRMVENPVDRARRFRDGLRSDLRSQLVLLNLKDYDELYERGQLVERDMRERGITFGPRFTPARDNRHFGKRHVIDNRRFVPSVKKNIGKPTYQANWTCSALWTEAWEWALPKQDGSML; this is translated from the exons ATGGTGAATGGGAACAATGGGAATAATGGAAATAATGGTCGGGGTAACGGAGGTGGTAATGCCCATGGTAACGAAAATCGCTTGATGGGTCGGTTAGTAGAACAGTTCATGAAGCTGAAGCCATCCAAGTTTGATGGCAAGCGAGATCCCGAGGTTGCCCCTAGATGGATCGAGGAATTAGAAAAGGCCTTTGAAGTTTTAGGGTGCATTGAGGCTGAAAAA TATTTCTCGGAGGCGGCCCAAGAACAGAAGCTGGTTGAATTTCGGAACCTCCACCAGAATCGGATGACCATTGATCAGTATGAAGCCGAGTTCTCCAGATTGTCCAAGTATGCTCCAAGAATGGTGGAGAACCCCGTAGATAGGGCAAGGAGGTTTAGAGATGGATTGAGGTCCGATCTTCGCAGCCAGCTAGTGCTTCtgaatttgaaagattatgatgAGCTGTACGAAAGAGGCCAGTTGGTAGAACGGGACATGAGAGAAAGAGGAATCACATTTGGACCACGATTTACTCCTGCTAGGGATAATCGTCACTTTGGCAAGAGGCATGTGATCGACAATAGGCGTTTCGTCCCTTCTGTCAAGAAGAATATTGGGAAGCCAACGTATCAAGCTAACTGGACTTGCTCGGCTTTGTGGACGGAAGCATGGGAATGGGCCTTGCCCAAGCAAGATGGGAGTATGCTATAG